A genomic stretch from Thermonema lapsum includes:
- the rffA gene encoding dTDP-4-amino-4,6-dideoxygalactose transaminase, producing MHTIGFNKPYLTGKEVHYMYDAVFHRHISGNGKYTKLCHQFFQEKYHFNKVLLTSSCTDALEMSALLINIQPGDEVIMPSYTFVSTANAFILRGANIKFIDSYPHHPNMNPDLIEECITSKTKAIVVMHYAGAANDMKKILSIANKYNLYVIEDAAQCINSFYIDEKNQKIPLGSIGDLSAFSFHETKNIISGEGGMLVVNNKELEKRAEIIWEKGTNRSAFFRGEVDKYGWVDIGSSFLPSDIIAAFLYAQLEELEHIQQKRLWIWNTYYKLLKPLADQGLFELPYIPEYATNNAHMFYLVCRSLDERTKLIQHLKNKGIQAVFHYLSLHSSPYYKDKHDGRMLPNADKFADCLVRLPFYYDLSQSDLEYICEEVKNFFSNI from the coding sequence ATGCATACGATAGGATTCAATAAACCTTATCTGACAGGAAAGGAAGTACATTACATGTATGATGCTGTTTTTCATAGACACATTTCAGGTAATGGTAAATACACCAAGCTCTGTCATCAGTTTTTTCAGGAAAAATATCATTTCAATAAAGTGCTTCTTACTTCCTCTTGTACCGATGCTCTTGAAATGTCTGCACTACTCATCAACATCCAACCGGGTGATGAAGTCATTATGCCTTCTTATACTTTTGTTAGTACTGCCAACGCTTTTATTCTGCGTGGAGCAAATATTAAGTTTATAGATAGTTATCCACATCACCCTAATATGAATCCAGATTTGATTGAAGAGTGTATTACTTCAAAAACTAAAGCCATAGTAGTGATGCATTATGCAGGCGCTGCAAATGATATGAAAAAAATTTTATCTATTGCAAATAAATATAATCTGTATGTAATAGAAGATGCCGCTCAATGCATAAATAGTTTTTATATTGATGAAAAAAATCAAAAAATTCCATTAGGATCAATAGGTGATTTATCAGCTTTTTCTTTTCATGAAACCAAAAATATTATTTCAGGCGAGGGAGGAATGTTGGTAGTCAATAACAAAGAGTTGGAAAAAAGAGCTGAAATAATTTGGGAGAAAGGAACTAACCGTTCTGCTTTTTTTAGAGGTGAAGTTGATAAATATGGTTGGGTAGATATTGGTTCATCGTTTTTACCATCAGACATTATTGCCGCCTTTTTGTATGCACAATTAGAAGAGTTAGAACACATTCAGCAAAAAAGATTATGGATTTGGAACACTTATTACAAATTACTAAAACCCTTGGCAGACCAAGGTTTATTTGAATTACCCTACATACCTGAATATGCTACTAACAATGCACACATGTTTTATTTAGTTTGCCGTTCGTTAGATGAAAGAACCAAACTTATTCAGCATTTAAAAAATAAAGGTATTCAAGCGGTCTTTCATTATTTATCCTTACATTCTTCTCCCTATTACAAAGACAAACACGATGGCAGAATGCTTCCAAACGCTGATAAATTTGCAGATTGTTTGGTAAGGTTACCTTTTTATTACGATTTGAGTCAGAGTGATTTAGAATATATTTGTGAGGAGGTTAAAAATTTTTTTAGTAATATCTAA
- a CDS encoding acetyltransferase, which translates to MKKIVIFGTGDIAQIAKYYFEIDSPYQVVAFTVDKDYIQEVQFEGLPIYPFEEIERHFPPNEYEMFIALSYANMNKLRALKFQQAKEKGYRLVSYVSSKCTYLSQFNCGENCFIFEDNTIQPFVKIGDNVTIWSGNHIGHHSRIAAHNFISSHVVISGHCVLESYCFLGVNSTIGHNVTIAEGTLVGAAAVITKDTEPYSVWVPPRSVLLDKKSTDLKL; encoded by the coding sequence ATGAAGAAAATCGTGATTTTTGGAACCGGAGATATCGCTCAAATAGCAAAATACTACTTTGAGATAGACTCACCTTATCAGGTTGTAGCTTTTACCGTAGATAAGGACTACATACAGGAAGTGCAGTTTGAAGGCTTACCTATTTACCCTTTTGAAGAAATAGAGCGGCATTTCCCTCCAAATGAATATGAGATGTTTATTGCTTTGTCTTATGCCAACATGAATAAGTTACGTGCTTTAAAGTTTCAGCAGGCAAAAGAAAAAGGATATCGTTTGGTAAGCTATGTGAGCTCAAAGTGTACTTATTTGTCGCAGTTTAATTGTGGAGAAAACTGCTTCATTTTTGAAGACAATACCATTCAGCCTTTTGTGAAAATTGGCGATAATGTGACCATATGGAGTGGAAACCATATTGGGCATCATAGCAGAATTGCGGCTCATAATTTTATTAGCTCACACGTAGTCATATCGGGGCATTGTGTGCTGGAATCTTATTGCTTTCTTGGAGTGAATAGTACCATCGGGCACAACGTAACGATAGCTGAGGGCACTTTGGTGGGGGCAGCAGCTGTAATTACCAAAGACACAGAACCCTATAGTGTATGGGTGCCTCCTCGCTCTGTACTTTTAGACAAAAAAAGCACAGATTTAAAGCTTTAA
- a CDS encoding M48 family metalloprotease, whose product MHTIRRYALLRSALWLLVLFGFNSCKKGNPIFFSLQDEIQLGQQVRDEVLNNPQEYGEVLSRSQYQAAYTYLDNLVNSILSSPDVRYKKEFAWEVRIIHKPGVLNAFATPGGYIFVYVDLIKYLDSADQLAGVLGHEIAHSDRRHSARNLERVYGVAILLDIVLGKSSSQLAQITKQLALGLAGLSFSRDMEREADEYSVIYLNSTSYRCNGAAGFFEKLQAEGKCGGLTWTSTHPDPCERVQNINDKAAALACENRPATISSYQDFKNSLP is encoded by the coding sequence ATGCATACCATCCGTCGCTATGCTTTACTACGAAGCGCCCTCTGGTTGTTGGTACTCTTTGGGTTTAACAGCTGCAAAAAAGGCAATCCTATTTTTTTCTCTCTGCAAGATGAAATACAACTGGGGCAACAAGTGCGAGACGAAGTGCTCAACAATCCACAAGAGTATGGCGAGGTACTTAGCCGTTCGCAGTATCAGGCGGCTTATACTTACCTCGATAACCTAGTGAACAGCATCCTTAGCTCACCCGATGTGCGGTACAAAAAAGAATTTGCCTGGGAAGTACGCATCATACACAAGCCAGGCGTACTGAATGCTTTCGCCACCCCCGGGGGCTATATCTTCGTTTACGTGGACCTTATCAAGTACTTAGATTCTGCCGACCAGCTGGCAGGGGTTTTAGGGCACGAAATTGCTCATTCTGACCGCCGCCACAGCGCCCGTAATCTTGAGCGTGTCTATGGTGTGGCAATCCTGTTGGATATTGTATTAGGAAAAAGCAGCTCGCAACTGGCACAAATCACCAAACAGCTGGCACTGGGCTTAGCCGGTTTAAGTTTCAGCCGTGATATGGAGCGCGAAGCCGATGAATATTCGGTAATCTACCTCAACAGCACCTCCTATCGGTGCAATGGTGCTGCCGGCTTTTTTGAAAAGCTCCAAGCCGAAGGAAAATGCGGAGGGCTCACTTGGACCAGCACCCACCCCGACCCCTGCGAACGAGTACAGAATATCAACGATAAAGCGGCTGCCTTAGCATGCGAAAACCGTCCGGCAACCATCTCTTCTTACCAGGATTTCAAAAATTCACTGCCATAG
- a CDS encoding glycoside hydrolase family protein has translation MKWKKLKHLYAPQADFEWRQTHAANPFGEWISSDQLMVYFSCRDACNRSHISALILRADKDFEIEALCSRPLLCPGEPGLFDDSGVAMGYLITKERRRLLYYLGWNLKVTVPWLNTIGLAISEEEGEDGFPIFQKYSRAPLLDRSHEDPFSISYPSVLYDAGKYRMWYGSNLSWGKDETSMRHVFKYAESKDAIHWERSGKVVLHHIYDNEFALSKPFVIKEQDGTYSMWYSYRGNGSINTYRIGYATSSDGLEWVRRDKEVGIDVSADGWDSDMICYPFVFDYQGQRFMLYNGNGYGKTGFGIAMLVSK, from the coding sequence ATGAAATGGAAAAAGTTAAAGCACTTGTATGCACCCCAAGCAGATTTTGAATGGAGGCAAACGCATGCCGCTAACCCTTTTGGAGAATGGATTTCATCCGATCAGTTGATGGTTTATTTTAGTTGTCGCGATGCTTGCAACCGCTCTCATATTTCGGCTTTAATATTAAGAGCTGATAAGGACTTTGAAATAGAGGCTCTTTGTAGTCGTCCTTTGTTATGCCCGGGTGAGCCGGGTTTATTTGATGATAGTGGCGTGGCAATGGGGTATTTGATTACAAAAGAGAGGCGGCGCCTGCTTTATTACTTAGGGTGGAACCTCAAAGTAACAGTACCTTGGCTGAATACTATCGGCTTGGCTATATCCGAAGAAGAAGGGGAGGATGGATTCCCCATATTTCAGAAGTATAGCCGGGCACCTCTTTTAGACCGCTCTCACGAAGACCCCTTTAGCATCTCTTATCCATCTGTTCTTTATGATGCCGGAAAGTATCGTATGTGGTATGGTTCGAACCTTTCTTGGGGAAAAGATGAAACCAGTATGAGGCATGTATTTAAATATGCCGAAAGCAAGGATGCTATTCATTGGGAGCGTAGTGGGAAAGTAGTACTTCACCATATATACGATAATGAGTTTGCTCTTTCAAAGCCCTTTGTAATCAAGGAGCAAGATGGAACATATAGCATGTGGTATTCTTATAGAGGGAATGGAAGCATCAACACTTACCGGATTGGTTATGCCACTTCCTCAGATGGTCTTGAATGGGTAAGGCGAGACAAGGAAGTAGGGATTGATGTCTCTGCCGACGGATGGGATTCAGACATGATTTGCTACCCTTTTGTTTTCGATTATCAAGGGCAGCGCTTCATGCTCTATAATGGCAATGGATACGGCAAAACAGGCTTTGGTATCGCTATGCTTGTTTCAAAATAA